A single genomic interval of Spinacia oleracea cultivar Varoflay chromosome 6, BTI_SOV_V1, whole genome shotgun sequence harbors:
- the LOC130463552 gene encoding uncharacterized protein: protein MGALYLKLFSGWCFTSNSMCHNGGRIVLAWKPGEFQVNPIFCSSQLIHCEISLKNGTKFWSSFIYAHNTQKERLVLWNDLCDLTARITGPWILMGDFNCVLNTDERVGSHVRLNEIQDFQNCVNTCGLEDAKSSGNFYTWNNKQQGDCRVFSKLDRVLINHLWSCQYPNTEVCFKNEGYFDHCPGVVAVFPHLAVGKKPFKFFSMWQQAPQYMEIVSTAWGCAYQGTKMFQLIQKLKNVKNALKRLNKDGFGEIEARELAASKHLNDLQAALHLNPSSEDLASMEKIAHQEYLVTHAAYLNFLSHKAKLEWVKGGDDNTAMFHRAIRHRQVHNSIFSIKDMYGKWIYEPAKVPATFLEYYKWLLGSKNPIRTTVKQTVVNKGPLVDDAMRCLLLSSY, encoded by the coding sequence ATGGGTGCCTTGTACCTGAAATTGTTCAGTGGTTGGTGCTTTACTTCAAATAGTATGTGTCATAATGGTGGGAGAATTGTGCTTGCTTGGAAACCTGGTGAGTTTCAGGTAAACCCTATTTTCTGCTCTAGTCAACTGATTCATTGTGAAATTAGTCTTAAGAATGGTACTAAATTCTGGAGCTCATTTATATATGCTCATAATACTCAAAAAGAAAGATTGGTACTATGGAATGACTTGTGTGATCTTACTGCAAGGATTACTGGTCCTTGGATCCTCATGGGTGACTTCAATTGTGTTCTGAATACTGATGAAAGGGTGGGTAGCCATGTGAGATTGAATGAAATACAGGATTTTCAGAACTGTGTCAATACTTGTGGTTTAGAAGATGCTAAGTCCAGTGGTAATTTCTACACCTGGAATAATAAACAGCAGGGTGATTGTAGGGTTTTCTCTAAGTTAGATAGGGTTTTGATTAACCATCTATGGAGCTGTCAGTACCCTAATACTGAGGTTTGCTTCAAAAATGAAGGGTATTTTGATCATTGTCCTGGTGTGGTGGCTGTGTTCCCTCACTTAGCAGTGGGCAAGAAACCTTTCAAGTTCTTTTCAATGTGGCAACAAGCCCCTCAATATATGGAGATTGTGAGTACTGCTTGGGGCTGTGCATACCAGGGGACTAAAATGTTCCAACTGATTCAGAAGCTCAAAAATGTGAAAAATGCTTTGAAAAGGTTAAACAAAGATGGCTTTGGTGAAATTGAGGCAAGGGAGTTGGCTGCTTCTAAACATCTCAATGATCTGCAAGCTGCTTTACACCTTAACCCTTCAAGTGAGGATCTGGCTTCAATGGAGAAAATTGCTCACCAGGAATACTTGGTAACTCATGCAGCCTATCTCAACTTCCTTTCTCACAAGGCTAAGTTAGAATGGGTCAAAGGTGGGGATGACAACACTGCTATGTTCCACAGGGCTATCAGACACAGACAGGTTCATAACTCTATCTTTTCTATCAAGGATATGTATGGTAAATGGATATATGAGCCTGCAAAGGTTCCTGCTACCTTTCTTGAGTATTACAAATGGTTGTTGGGGTCCAAAAATCCCATTAGAACTACAGTTAAACAGACTGTGGTTAATAAAGGCCCTCTGGTTGATGATGCTATGAGATGCTTGCTTCTTAGCTCTTATTAA